In Xenorhabdus nematophila ATCC 19061, one DNA window encodes the following:
- the minE gene encoding cell division topological specificity factor MinE, which translates to MALLDFFLSRKKPTANIAKERLQIIVAERRRGDSEPAYLPEMKRDILAVICKYVQIDPEMLSVQFEQKNDDISVLELNVTLPEIEESLK; encoded by the coding sequence ATGGCTTTGTTAGATTTCTTCCTGTCGAGAAAAAAACCGACAGCCAATATTGCCAAGGAGCGGCTACAAATCATCGTGGCAGAGCGGCGCCGTGGTGACTCTGAGCCTGCCTATTTGCCTGAAATGAAGCGGGATATTCTGGCTGTGATTTGTAAATACGTACAAATCGATCCGGAAATGCTTTCTGTACAATTTGAGCAAAAGAATGATGACATCTCTGTACTGGAACTTAATGTAACATTACCTGAGATTGAGGAATCGCTAAAATAA
- a CDS encoding RHS repeat domain-containing protein: MQLTEFNLYHNTPSVHVVDNRQKNIREMAYHRTTVFDNTDVRITRHHYNIGGHQIESIDPRLHDIQTSDPTIQPNLYQQHDLAGNTLHTESIDSGHMFTFNDIEGRSMLVINAQDVKYHYQYETAPLAGRLLSVEEQLAPKTPPRVIERLVWAKNTPEEKTKNLVGKCLRHYDTAGLTQLNSVALTGNATNQTQQLLAEGQDADWQGNQDNEPGWHTKLENETHLTQIQTDATGALLSQTDAKGNTQKLAYNIAGQLKSSWIKLKDQPEKAVIRSLDYTAAGQKLREEHGNGVITEYTYEPETQRLVRIKTYRSDNQLLQDLRYDYDPVGNVIIIHNDAEATRFWHNQKIPSGNQYRYDSLYQLISATGREMASIQQQINQIPLFNRFTDKNAYTNYARYYDYDRSGNLLQIKHCSANNQNNHTINITVSNRTNRGVLSSLTDDPNKVDALFNAGGQQINLLPGQQLNWDSHGRLENVTTSPNTREWYRYGSDGMRIVKNREQNQQQQRVIYLPELELRTTRNNGTIIESLQVITLGEAGRAQVRVLHWEKGQPADVPNDQIRYSYDNLLGSSQLELDSEGQIISREEYCPFGGTSIWTARNQTETNYKTIRYSGKERDATGLYYYGYRYYQPWAGRWLSADPAGTVDGLNLYRMVRNNPVTLTDKDGLAPSPNRNYNTFWFATFLFRRSDEGMSESIRRGQKISRAIAGGILIGGLAATIAVTAGAAIPVILGVAAVGFGIGALLGFNVGKILEKAGGLLARFLQGRSTLLQASAGAAMGAASAASHGATTQGTAVAAGAGAITGTIGALIHNADSGMGGAIGAGTAVGTIDTMMGSSVNLTHEIGAAAGGGAGGMLTGTRGSTRAGINAGIGTYYGAWVGFGLDVASNPKGHLLRYAAGYLAGRGTEMALNRLFGGGLFSRLFGRFASPFAAHLASQTVQLGISRPRFEPIFSLLGGLIGGIGTGLQRRLGYEHTLSKILTTIGNGVDRVADMIGNQVRNEVLVRTGIANAIDYGSSALSAGRNLVIP, from the coding sequence ATGCAGCTTACTGAATTCAATCTCTATCATAATACTCCGTCTGTTCATGTCGTTGATAACCGACAAAAAAATATCCGCGAAATGGCTTACCATCGCACAACGGTTTTTGACAATACCGACGTCCGCATCACCCGGCATCATTACAATATTGGCGGCCATCAAATCGAAAGTATCGATCCACGCTTGCACGATATACAGACATCCGACCCAACAATTCAACCCAATTTATATCAGCAGCATGATCTGGCAGGTAATACTCTGCATACAGAAAGCATCGACAGTGGTCATATGTTCACCTTCAATGATATTGAAGGACGCTCGATGCTGGTCATTAATGCGCAGGATGTCAAATACCACTACCAATACGAAACTGCCCCACTGGCTGGCCGCCTGTTATCCGTTGAAGAACAGTTAGCACCAAAAACACCCCCTCGTGTTATAGAGCGTTTGGTCTGGGCGAAAAATACACCGGAAGAAAAGACAAAGAATCTGGTGGGAAAATGTCTCCGGCACTACGATACAGCAGGATTAACTCAACTGAATAGTGTTGCCCTGACAGGAAATGCCACCAACCAAACTCAGCAGCTATTAGCTGAAGGCCAGGATGCAGATTGGCAAGGCAATCAGGATAATGAACCTGGCTGGCATACCAAGTTAGAAAATGAAACCCACCTGACTCAAATTCAAACAGACGCCACGGGTGCCCTTTTATCCCAAACAGATGCCAAAGGAAATACCCAAAAGTTGGCTTACAATATCGCGGGGCAACTAAAATCCAGTTGGATCAAGCTGAAAGATCAGCCTGAAAAAGCGGTTATCCGCTCACTGGATTACACCGCAGCAGGCCAGAAACTGCGTGAAGAACACGGTAATGGTGTGATCACGGAATACACTTATGAACCAGAAACACAACGGCTGGTCAGGATAAAAACTTACCGGTCTGACAATCAGTTGTTACAGGATTTACGTTATGACTATGATCCTGTCGGCAATGTCATCATCATTCACAATGATGCAGAAGCGACCCGTTTCTGGCATAACCAGAAAATCCCTTCCGGAAATCAATACAGATATGATTCCCTCTATCAGTTAATCAGTGCAACAGGCCGGGAAATGGCCAGCATTCAACAGCAAATTAATCAAATCCCTCTCTTCAATCGATTTACAGATAAAAATGCCTATACCAATTACGCCCGTTATTACGACTATGATCGTAGCGGCAATTTGCTTCAAATCAAGCACTGTTCGGCTAACAACCAAAATAACCATACGATCAATATCACCGTATCAAACCGCACCAATCGCGGTGTATTAAGCTCACTGACAGATGATCCCAACAAAGTTGATGCTCTGTTCAATGCAGGGGGGCAACAAATAAACCTGTTGCCGGGACAACAATTAAATTGGGATAGCCACGGCCGACTGGAAAACGTGACAACATCACCCAATACCCGTGAATGGTATCGCTATGGCAGCGATGGTATGCGGATAGTAAAAAACCGTGAGCAAAACCAACAACAGCAACGCGTGATCTACCTGCCAGAACTGGAATTACGAACGACCCGGAACAACGGAACTATTATCGAATCATTACAAGTGATAACGCTCGGTGAAGCAGGACGAGCGCAAGTCAGAGTTCTGCATTGGGAAAAAGGCCAGCCAGCGGATGTCCCCAATGATCAGATACGTTACAGTTACGATAATCTTCTTGGTTCCAGCCAGTTGGAATTGGATAGTGAAGGACAAATCATCAGCCGGGAAGAATATTGCCCATTTGGTGGTACATCCATTTGGACAGCCCGAAATCAAACGGAAACCAATTACAAAACCATCCGCTATTCCGGCAAAGAACGGGATGCCACTGGGCTTTATTATTATGGCTATCGTTATTACCAACCGTGGGCAGGCCGCTGGTTAAGTGCCGACCCCGCAGGAACAGTTGATGGATTGAATCTATACCGAATGGTCAGGAACAATCCTGTCACATTGACTGACAAAGATGGCCTGGCCCCTTCGCCAAACCGTAATTACAACACATTCTGGTTTGCGACATTTTTATTCCGCCGCTCAGATGAAGGAATGTCTGAATCCATAAGGCGTGGACAAAAAATTAGCCGTGCCATTGCGGGAGGAATATTAATCGGCGGTCTGGCAGCGACGATTGCCGTCACCGCCGGGGCAGCTATTCCAGTGATTTTGGGTGTTGCCGCTGTAGGATTTGGTATCGGTGCCCTATTAGGCTTCAATGTTGGCAAAATATTAGAAAAAGCCGGAGGATTGCTTGCCCGTTTTCTACAGGGCCGTTCCACCCTCTTACAAGCCTCGGCCGGGGCGGCAATGGGAGCAGCATCCGCGGCCTCCCATGGTGCTACAACACAAGGTACTGCGGTCGCAGCGGGAGCAGGAGCGATAACAGGAACAATCGGCGCATTGATTCACAATGCAGACAGCGGAATGGGTGGCGCTATTGGTGCAGGTACTGCGGTGGGCACGATTGATACCATGATGGGCAGCTCGGTAAATCTCACCCATGAAATTGGGGCTGCCGCCGGTGGTGGTGCAGGAGGCATGCTGACTGGTACTCGTGGCAGTACACGCGCCGGTATTAATGCAGGAATCGGCACTTATTATGGTGCCTGGGTTGGCTTTGGCTTGGACGTCGCCTCTAACCCAAAGGGTCACTTACTCCGTTACGCTGCGGGTTATTTAGCCGGTCGTGGCACAGAAATGGCTCTCAATCGCTTATTCGGCGGCGGATTATTCAGCCGGTTATTCGGCCGCTTTGCATCTCCATTTGCCGCTCACCTTGCCAGCCAAACTGTACAACTTGGTATTTCCCGTCCACGTTTTGAGCCTATTTTCAGCTTATTGGGTGGACTGATCGGCGGTATTGGCACAGGTTTGCAAAGACGATTAGGTTACGAACATACTCTTTCCAAAATATTGACAACCATTGGCAATGGTGTCGATCGTGTTGCAGACATGATAGGCAATCAAGTCAGAAATGAAGTATTGGTACGCACGGGGATTGCTAATGCGATTGATTATGGTTCCAGTGCATTAAGTGCAGGACGGAATCTTGTCATTCCATAG
- a CDS encoding neuraminidase-like domain-containing protein, translating to MNKFHLGISEVLKNKCGFHCSADICQHSFEQFRQKVSEHLSWSETRTLYDDALEDQKNHRLYEAKLLSRANPQLQNAIHLAMNNSDAVQYSYNNEFGSRTSQFVAPGSVASMFSPAAYLTELYREAWNLHTEDSLYHLDKRRPDLKHLTLNQQNMDEEISTLSLSNELLLEGIKKKTGLKDQNAVMQELAATQVTGITPYHDAYETVRQAMNLQDPQLKQLAASPAVAKVIPPASLLAMQNNILPEMFERLKNNIPEELTEENAVKLYQEYFGDTLPETVVTTEYLKNHRFEFNNEEITQFKEIEIFSRVNGKEQYIDDKLNFFHLNHHYEITRKYTQFEEYRKEINLLDYRLDSEITLHPKGKNRYMLTCTIKNIHVPVQLRVHIESETTKFKALHTVTLDSDSIKKEFDLSEFINQQSSELLTYNTLKIILTNVTNNTYNVILSSAKFEIKTKNISLLIKQEKLNLVRLISRIRLSRINISDEQKMEKVIMDTSFLPKVYMHRYGIDAEKATVLYNGIISVVNNGKQPSQFERLFNNPLWGNDKFVADNEQIDFTSNNIQERYKTILKCAFKVDDISFYHLLDVAVGNKGKSFVNNIDNLSALYRAKLLAEAHQLSLTELKLLLTTLGKNNVFLFGMNDKELAALIDNIYTITQWLQAKKWNVYQLLVMTTGTYDKTLTPEIQSLFNTVYHGLQDFYNAKRKAETVVHTSKPVLLEKMAHYIAASLQLPSENIAHAILLWADNLKPGDGQMTAEKFGDWLNAEYHSENNGSISTQEHAVQYCHCLAQLAMIYRALELGEVAFQLFVKSPEYFGILSEATRMPLSLITLTRFSDWFHSLGEQASTILTAFTARTLTEEQLAHAMNLDTALLKQANIQAVASGNTKELKHREELAGKEQKILFTDWPSIDATLQWVNLSQTFNIPPQHMAALVKLNQNPEYANWQQAAVLLSAGLDSQKTHILNNYLDEVRSTAFSQYYIRAIPASALHINTREDLYQHLLIDNQVSASIKTTRIAEAISSVQLYINRALQKVEADGFKTDVTTRQFFTDWDKYNKRYSTWAGVSQLVYYPENYIDPTMRIGQTHMMDNLLQSISQSQLNTNTVEDAFKTYLTEFEKVANLEIVGAYHDHIHNHEGLTYFIGQSKTDVGEYYWRSVDHTKFSDGKFAANAWSEWHKIDCPINPCRGLLHPVIYKSRLHLVWLEQKEQAQPNKAKKAEGQAQPNQVKKVKVEKNYRYELKLAYIRYDGSWNAPLTFALPQKAVKLLEKSNDPISLYCAHCPDNNTLLTMFHKTEKETKDYQSGNVHGLYISADMNAKEMDKWNDYHESGHTHFDTINAKRVNIPCTKSGYTLSSTSIGHSNANSWGTHGLTQLSRGSIPIISLDGSEISISPKIGIAYCGNTAALSSQCNLMAKHGKVGDKFTIYTNIIPGTPHIYPVYQHSGSGANRLLFSIEGNKKSGEHYATVSLHDSSEKNSGKFSGNEGFIDNKNGSGDAFNKDFSIILTQQQNTDTPHSPFYSFVPMPWERSFYPFSWLDFHEWRPVTTYSRTDAKQAVNIDTGIDLDNIKVTIKSGDYKTDFTGKEHTKYPESEDLKNIVYSFSPVKINISKLNFIANTANIEITFSAVAKDGRHLGSETFNLSVHQKIKKVDDNTPMLLCHNSNGVQYMQWDKASIRLNTLFAHQLVKLAGNGIDAILNIETQKIREPGMTDSTETEMDFSGANALYFWELFYYTPMMVAQRLLQEQKFDEANRWLKYIFSPSGYTIQGHHKDYHWNVRPLLEQTSWNSHPLASVDPDAIAQHDPTHYKLATFMRTLDLLIARGDHAYRQLERDTLNEAKMWYVQALHLLGDTPSLPMNSVWSEPSLENAASITTQRAYTLALAAAQHKEAPPAEASEPLYTANSLTNLFLPQVNEFMLDYWKKLKQRLYNLRHNLSIDGQPLYLPIYAKAADPKALLSAAVTRSQGGNEMPQAFMPLWRFPRMLENARGMVSHLIQFGTTLQAIIERQDAEALNALLHNQAKELMLTTLKIQDKTLDELDAEKTGLEKSKAGAQSRYDHYHGLYEEDVNPGEKSAIEMRATSQGIASGTKGLYMAAAALEIVPNIYGLAVGGSRYGAVANAIAIGGEVIAGSLQTRADVVAQSEAWRRRRQEWEIQYKSAEAELKQIDAQLNSLLVRREAAVLQKQNLTTQQEQTEAQLSFMQTKFSNQALYHWLRGRLAAIYFQFYDLTVSRCLMAEQAYRWETNQLKASFIKPGAWQGTYAGLLAGETLMLNLAQMEDSHLRYEQRALEVVRTVSMAEVYKSSDDAFNLPKKLSQMLEKSAGDYGQDGNTLSLRTDNKDASSLKAAISLASLKINDDYPQFEDRIRRIKQISVTLPALLGPYQDIQAILSYGSANNGLARGCESLAVSHGINDSGQFQLDFNDGKFLPFEGIPVDDKGTFTLSFPNARGKQKMILQNLNDIILHIRYTINK from the coding sequence ATGAATAAATTTCACCTGGGAATTTCTGAAGTTTTAAAAAATAAATGCGGGTTTCATTGTTCCGCAGATATTTGTCAGCACTCATTTGAACAATTCCGTCAGAAAGTTAGTGAACATCTCTCTTGGTCAGAAACCCGTACTTTATATGATGATGCTTTGGAAGATCAAAAAAATCACCGTCTGTATGAAGCCAAATTGCTTTCCCGCGCCAATCCACAGTTACAGAATGCCATTCATCTGGCAATGAATAACTCTGATGCGGTTCAATATAGCTATAACAATGAATTTGGTAGCCGAACCAGCCAATTTGTTGCTCCGGGTTCTGTGGCTTCCATGTTTTCACCGGCAGCCTATTTGACTGAACTGTATCGTGAAGCGTGGAATTTACATACCGAAGATTCCCTCTATCATCTGGATAAACGCCGACCAGATTTGAAGCATCTGACATTAAACCAGCAGAATATGGATGAGGAAATTTCTACTTTGTCACTGTCCAATGAATTATTGTTGGAAGGCATTAAGAAAAAAACCGGCTTGAAAGATCAAAACGCTGTCATGCAAGAGCTTGCTGCTACGCAGGTTACAGGTATTACACCCTATCATGATGCTTATGAAACTGTGCGCCAGGCAATGAATTTGCAGGATCCTCAGCTAAAACAGCTTGCTGCCTCCCCTGCGGTTGCTAAAGTGATACCACCTGCTTCTTTGCTGGCAATGCAAAATAACATCTTGCCAGAAATGTTTGAGCGTCTAAAAAACAATATTCCTGAAGAATTGACTGAAGAAAATGCTGTAAAACTTTATCAGGAATACTTTGGTGATACTTTACCAGAAACAGTAGTCACTACTGAATATCTAAAAAATCACCGATTTGAATTTAATAATGAAGAAATCACTCAGTTTAAAGAAATTGAAATTTTTAGTCGTGTAAATGGGAAGGAACAATATATTGATGATAAACTTAATTTTTTTCATTTAAACCATCATTATGAAATCACTAGAAAATACACACAATTTGAAGAATATAGGAAAGAAATTAATCTGCTCGATTACCGTTTGGATAGTGAAATTACATTGCATCCTAAAGGAAAAAATCGCTACATGTTAACATGCACAATTAAAAATATACATGTTCCTGTTCAATTAAGAGTTCATATAGAGAGTGAAACTACCAAGTTTAAGGCGCTACATACAGTTACACTAGACTCTGATAGTATAAAAAAAGAATTTGATTTGAGTGAATTCATTAATCAGCAATCTTCCGAATTGTTAACTTACAATACTTTAAAAATTATTCTAACTAATGTTACAAATAATACCTATAATGTAATTCTATCATCAGCAAAATTTGAGATAAAAACAAAAAACATTTCCCTTTTAATTAAACAGGAAAAACTAAATTTAGTCAGACTAATCTCTAGAATCAGATTATCACGTATCAATATTTCCGATGAGCAGAAAATGGAAAAAGTGATTATGGATACATCTTTCCTGCCCAAAGTTTATATGCACCGCTATGGCATTGATGCCGAAAAAGCAACTGTGTTATACAATGGTATTATTTCCGTTGTTAATAATGGAAAACAACCCAGTCAATTTGAACGTTTATTTAATAATCCGTTATGGGGTAATGACAAATTTGTTGCTGATAACGAACAGATTGATTTTACATCAAATAACATTCAAGAACGCTATAAAACCATACTGAAATGTGCCTTCAAGGTTGATGATATCTCCTTTTATCATCTGCTGGACGTTGCTGTTGGTAATAAAGGAAAGTCCTTTGTCAACAATATAGACAATCTTTCCGCTTTATATCGGGCTAAATTATTGGCAGAAGCACATCAATTGAGTCTGACTGAATTGAAGTTACTGCTGACAACGCTGGGTAAAAATAATGTTTTCTTATTCGGAATGAATGATAAGGAACTGGCGGCATTAATTGACAATATTTATACCATCACACAATGGTTACAGGCCAAAAAGTGGAATGTCTATCAGTTGCTTGTGATGACAACCGGTACTTATGATAAAACCCTTACGCCAGAAATTCAGAGTTTATTTAATACTGTCTACCACGGTTTACAAGACTTCTATAATGCCAAAAGAAAGGCTGAGACCGTAGTTCACACCTCTAAGCCAGTGTTATTAGAAAAAATGGCACATTATATTGCCGCCTCCCTGCAACTGCCGTCAGAGAATATTGCTCATGCTATTTTACTGTGGGCTGATAACCTCAAGCCCGGAGACGGTCAGATGACGGCGGAAAAATTCGGGGACTGGCTGAACGCCGAATATCACTCAGAAAATAATGGTTCTATTTCCACTCAGGAACATGCTGTCCAGTATTGCCACTGTCTGGCACAATTGGCGATGATTTACCGAGCCCTTGAACTGGGTGAAGTAGCATTCCAGTTGTTTGTAAAATCGCCTGAATATTTTGGTATTCTATCCGAAGCAACACGCATGCCATTGTCATTGATCACACTGACCCGTTTTTCTGATTGGTTCCACTCTCTGGGTGAACAAGCTTCCACAATATTGACCGCGTTTACAGCACGAACGTTGACGGAAGAACAATTGGCCCATGCCATGAATCTGGATACAGCGCTGCTGAAACAAGCCAATATTCAGGCAGTTGCCTCTGGTAACACAAAAGAACTTAAACATCGGGAAGAGCTGGCCGGTAAAGAACAAAAAATCCTCTTCACTGACTGGCCGTCAATTGATGCGACATTGCAATGGGTAAATCTCTCACAAACATTCAATATTCCCCCGCAGCATATGGCTGCATTGGTGAAGCTGAATCAGAACCCTGAATACGCCAACTGGCAACAAGCGGCCGTTTTGCTCAGTGCTGGCCTGGATAGCCAGAAAACCCATATTCTGAATAATTATCTTGATGAAGTCCGCAGTACTGCATTCAGCCAATACTATATCCGTGCGATTCCTGCTTCCGCGCTCCATATCAATACCCGTGAGGATCTGTATCAACATTTGCTGATTGACAATCAGGTTTCTGCTTCCATTAAAACTACCCGTATTGCTGAGGCCATCAGTAGTGTGCAACTCTATATCAACCGTGCCCTGCAAAAAGTGGAAGCTGACGGATTTAAGACCGATGTCACAACCCGACAATTTTTCACTGATTGGGATAAATACAATAAACGTTACAGCACGTGGGCGGGTGTTTCCCAGCTGGTTTACTATCCGGAAAATTATATCGACCCAACCATGCGTATCGGGCAGACTCACATGATGGATAATTTACTGCAATCCATCAGCCAGAGTCAGTTAAATACCAATACCGTAGAAGATGCTTTTAAAACCTATCTGACTGAATTTGAAAAAGTGGCCAATCTGGAAATTGTCGGTGCTTATCATGACCATATTCATAATCATGAAGGGCTGACTTACTTTATTGGGCAAAGCAAAACTGACGTTGGTGAATATTACTGGCGTAGTGTTGATCACACTAAATTCTCAGACGGTAAATTTGCCGCCAATGCGTGGAGTGAATGGCATAAGATTGACTGCCCAATCAATCCGTGCCGCGGTCTTCTTCATCCCGTGATTTATAAATCTCGTCTTCATCTGGTATGGCTGGAACAAAAAGAACAAGCTCAACCCAATAAAGCAAAAAAAGCAGAAGGACAAGCTCAACCCAATCAAGTAAAGAAAGTAAAAGTAGAAAAAAATTATCGCTATGAACTCAAACTGGCCTATATCCGCTATGACGGTAGCTGGAATGCACCACTGACGTTTGCACTCCCCCAAAAAGCGGTCAAGTTATTGGAAAAAAGTAACGACCCAATCAGTTTGTATTGTGCACATTGCCCAGACAACAATACTTTGCTGACAATGTTTCATAAGACTGAAAAAGAAACTAAAGACTATCAGTCAGGAAATGTTCATGGGTTATATATCTCTGCTGATATGAATGCAAAGGAAATGGATAAATGGAATGATTATCATGAAAGTGGTCATACCCATTTTGATACTATCAATGCCAAAAGAGTGAATATCCCTTGTACAAAGAGTGGATATACCTTATCCAGTACATCTATAGGGCACAGTAACGCCAATAGTTGGGGGACTCACGGATTAACCCAGCTCAGCAGGGGAAGCATTCCAATTATTTCACTGGATGGTTCAGAAATCTCAATTTCTCCCAAAATAGGTATCGCTTATTGTGGAAATACAGCGGCATTAAGCAGCCAATGTAATCTAATGGCAAAGCATGGCAAGGTTGGAGATAAATTCACAATCTATACCAATATCATTCCGGGTACACCGCATATTTATCCTGTTTATCAGCATAGCGGAAGTGGCGCAAATCGTTTACTTTTCTCAATAGAAGGCAACAAAAAGAGTGGCGAACATTATGCAACTGTATCTCTTCATGATAGTTCAGAAAAGAACAGTGGAAAATTCAGCGGCAATGAAGGGTTTATAGACAATAAAAATGGTAGTGGAGATGCATTCAATAAGGATTTCTCCATCATTCTTACTCAACAACAGAATACTGATACTCCTCATTCTCCTTTTTATTCTTTTGTGCCGATGCCTTGGGAAAGAAGTTTTTACCCTTTCAGTTGGCTTGATTTCCATGAATGGCGTCCTGTTACCACCTATTCGCGTACTGATGCCAAACAAGCCGTAAACATAGATACTGGAATAGATCTTGATAATATCAAAGTCACCATAAAATCAGGCGATTACAAAACTGATTTTACAGGGAAGGAACACACTAAGTATCCCGAGTCAGAAGATTTAAAGAATATTGTCTATTCATTCTCTCCTGTTAAGATTAATATTTCTAAACTAAACTTCATAGCTAACACAGCTAATATTGAAATTACTTTTAGCGCAGTAGCAAAAGATGGACGTCATTTAGGTTCTGAAACCTTTAATCTGTCTGTCCATCAGAAAATTAAAAAAGTAGATGACAATACCCCTATGTTGCTATGCCATAACTCAAATGGTGTGCAATATATGCAATGGGATAAAGCTTCAATTCGTCTCAATACATTATTCGCCCATCAGTTAGTCAAATTAGCAGGTAATGGAATTGATGCCATTCTGAATATAGAGACGCAGAAAATCCGTGAACCGGGAATGACAGACTCAACCGAAACCGAAATGGATTTCAGTGGCGCAAATGCACTCTATTTTTGGGAATTGTTCTATTACACCCCAATGATGGTGGCACAGCGCCTGTTACAAGAACAAAAATTTGATGAAGCCAACCGCTGGCTGAAATATATCTTTAGCCCATCCGGTTATACCATACAGGGTCATCACAAAGATTATCACTGGAATGTGCGCCCATTACTGGAGCAAACCAGCTGGAACAGCCATCCGTTGGCTTCCGTTGATCCTGATGCCATCGCCCAACATGACCCAACGCACTATAAGCTCGCAACCTTTATGCGCACGTTGGATCTGTTGATAGCTCGTGGTGATCATGCTTATCGCCAACTTGAACGCGATACCCTGAATGAAGCCAAAATGTGGTATGTGCAGGCCTTGCATTTGTTAGGGGATACACCGTCTCTGCCAATGAATTCAGTCTGGTCTGAACCCTCGCTGGAAAACGCCGCCAGCATAACAACACAACGTGCCTATACCCTGGCACTGGCTGCTGCTCAACATAAGGAAGCACCACCAGCAGAAGCCTCTGAACCACTGTATACAGCAAATAGCCTGACCAATCTGTTCCTGCCACAAGTCAATGAGTTTATGCTTGATTACTGGAAAAAACTGAAACAGCGCCTGTATAACCTGCGCCATAACCTGTCGATTGATGGTCAGCCGCTTTATCTGCCAATCTATGCCAAGGCCGCCGATCCTAAAGCACTGCTCAGTGCTGCGGTGACCCGTTCACAAGGTGGCAATGAAATGCCACAAGCCTTTATGCCGTTGTGGCGTTTCCCGCGTATGCTGGAAAATGCCCGCGGTATGGTCAGCCACTTGATCCAGTTCGGCACTACCCTGCAAGCCATTATTGAACGTCAGGATGCGGAAGCGCTTAATGCCCTGCTGCATAATCAGGCCAAAGAGTTAATGCTGACGACCCTGAAAATACAGGATAAAACCCTTGATGAATTGGATGCCGAAAAAACGGGGCTGGAAAAATCCAAAGCTGGCGCTCAATCCCGCTATGACCATTATCACGGCTTATACGAAGAAGACGTTAATCCCGGTGAAAAGTCAGCAATAGAGATGAGAGCGACTTCTCAAGGCATTGCCTCAGGAACAAAAGGTTTATATATGGCCGCAGCAGCATTGGAAATCGTGCCCAATATCTACGGCTTGGCTGTCGGTGGTTCTCGTTATGGTGCGGTCGCTAATGCCATCGCGATTGGTGGCGAAGTTATTGCCGGTAGTCTGCAAACCAGGGCGGATGTGGTTGCTCAATCGGAAGCATGGCGCCGTCGTCGTCAAGAATGGGAAATCCAGTACAAGAGTGCGGAAGCAGAACTGAAACAAATTGATGCTCAGTTAAATTCCCTGCTGGTGCGCCGTGAAGCCGCTGTATTGCAAAAACAAAACCTGACCACTCAGCAGGAACAGACTGAAGCACAATTAAGTTTCATGCAGACCAAATTCAGCAATCAGGCACTTTATCACTGGTTACGCGGACGTTTGGCAGCGATTTACTTCCAATTCTACGATTTGACCGTTTCCCGCTGTTTGATGGCAGAACAGGCATACCGTTGGGAAACCAATCAACTCAAGGCAAGCTTTATTAAACCGGGTGCATGGCAAGGCACTTACGCGGGTTTACTGGCCGGAGAAACGCTGATGCTTAATTTGGCTCAAATGGAAGACAGCCATTTACGCTATGAGCAACGGGCTTTGGAAGTGGTACGCACGGTGTCAATGGCTGAGGTTTATAAATCCTCTGATGATGCATTCAACTTGCCTAAAAAACTCTCGCAGATGCTAGAGAAAAGCGCAGGTGACTATGGGCAGGATGGCAACACCCTGTCTTTACGGACAGACAATAAAGACGCATCTTCACTGAAAGCTGCCATTTCGTTGGCCAGTCTGAAAATCAATGACGATTATCCTCAGTTTGAGGACAGAATTCGTCGTATTAAACAGATCAGTGTGACATTACCTGCGCTGCTCGGCCCATATCAGGATATCCAGGCCATCTTGTCTTATGGCAGTGCAAATAACGGATTGGCACGAGGTTGTGAATCACTGGCTGTTTCCCACGGCATCAATGACAGTGGTCAGTTCCAGTTAGATTTCAACGATGGCAAATTCCTGCCATTTGAAGGTATTCCGGTCGATGACAAAGGAACGTTTACTCTAAGTTTCCCTAATGCGAGAGGCAAGCAGAAAATGATATTGCAAAACCTGAACGACATTATCTTGCATATCCGTTACACCATTAATAAATAA